One window of Dyadobacter sandarakinus genomic DNA carries:
- a CDS encoding transcriptional regulator, with product METTVYEDHARALIAEIRQLVEAKGLDLTAAMADAGIADETTRQILDEQAIPSLPDFLAMCQISGISFQLPSIETPDTPM from the coding sequence ATGGAAACTACTGTGTACGAGGATCACGCCCGTGCATTGATCGCCGAGATCAGGCAACTCGTGGAGGCGAAGGGGCTGGACTTGACTGCCGCTATGGCAGATGCGGGCATTGCCGACGAAACTACCCGGCAAATCCTGGACGAACAGGCAATACCATCCCTGCCCGACTTTCTGGCGATGTGCCAGATATCCGGCATATCGTTTCAGCTCCCCTCGATCGAGACTCCCGATACACCCATGTAG
- a CDS encoding response regulator transcription factor: MKLLLVEDEPSVISLIQRSLSASGHEVAVAMDGQSGLQMASQHVFDVIILDLMLPVINGMEVCRRLRDAGFVTPILMLTALGTTENIVSGLDAGADDYLTKPFKLAELEARLRTLARRGKEPESDKTEHVLTLGDLVLDKDTKKVKRGQEEIDLTATEFRLLEYLLANQNRVLNRMEILENVWDINFNLGTNVVDVYINYLRKKIDKNHAAKLIHTVFGMGYVLRLSYENSK; this comes from the coding sequence ATGAAGTTGTTGCTTGTTGAAGATGAACCGAGTGTGATATCGCTGATACAGCGCAGCCTGTCGGCCTCCGGGCATGAAGTTGCCGTTGCGATGGACGGACAGTCGGGACTGCAGATGGCCTCCCAGCATGTATTTGACGTGATTATCCTGGACCTGATGCTGCCGGTGATCAATGGAATGGAAGTGTGCCGCCGCCTTCGCGATGCAGGATTTGTGACGCCTATCCTGATGCTTACGGCGCTGGGAACCACTGAAAATATTGTTTCGGGCCTGGATGCCGGTGCTGACGATTACCTGACCAAACCTTTCAAGCTGGCAGAACTCGAAGCAAGGCTGCGGACCCTGGCCAGGCGCGGAAAAGAACCCGAATCTGACAAAACGGAACATGTACTGACGCTGGGTGACCTGGTGCTTGATAAGGATACCAAGAAAGTAAAGCGGGGACAGGAGGAAATTGATCTTACCGCCACCGAGTTCAGGCTGCTGGAATACCTGCTGGCCAACCAGAACCGCGTGCTGAACCGGATGGAAATCCTGGAAAATGTATGGGACATCAATTTCAACCTGGGTACCAATGTAGTGGATGTTTACATCAACTACCTGCGCAAGAAAATTGATAAAAATCACGCTGCCAAACTCATCCACACGGTATTTGGAATGGGGTACGTGCTGCGGCTTTCCTATGAAAATTCAAAATAA